The following proteins are co-located in the Candidatus Accumulibacter cognatus genome:
- a CDS encoding Hpt domain-containing protein, whose amino-acid sequence MHSATDADNADALRKAAHGMKSSSANDGAERLAALCKVLQMLGCSGTLEGARSLLQSADQELLRVLQALMDEHATTSRSFRTDLSG is encoded by the coding sequence ATGCATTCGGCAACCGATGCCGACAACGCTGATGCATTGCGCAAGGCGGCGCATGGGATGAAGTCGAGCAGCGCCAACGACGGCGCCGAGCGTCTGGCGGCATTGTGCAAGGTGCTGCAGATGCTCGGCTGCAGCGGCACCCTCGAAGGCGCCAGGTCCCTGCTGCAAAGCGCTGATCAGGAACTGCTGCGCGTCTTGCAGGCGCTGATGGACGAACACGCAACGACTTCCCGATCTTTCAGGACAGACCTCTCTGGCTGA
- a CDS encoding IS1182 family transposase has translation MSQFIVTDRKTDYLLPPSVDDWLSQDHLARFIVEVVDQLDLSNLTRQYAGRGSKAYHPATLLSIMVYGYSTGIFSSRKLERATYDSVAFRYIAAGSHPDHDSLATFRRRFLDELSDLFVQVLEMAKEMKLLKLGTVCLDGTKIEANASRHSALSHGHLEKLEAQLKAEVQELFALAEQADQADVPDGVSLPEEIKRREDRLAAMAAAKGKIAARAEERYQREKAEYDEKMARRKAKEEVTGKKTGGRPPKAPKPGARDSDQINLTDEESRIMPVAGGGFEQAYNAQAGVDAATMLVVAVGVTQAPNDKEQVEPMLATLKAQAEVLGTVETLIADSGFCSEKNVNACAAAGIDPVIAPARDEHHPDWRERHSEPAALPENATPVQALSHRLKTQAGRALYALRKQTVEPVFGIIKSVMGFRRFSLRGLKKVTGEWTLVCLAWNLKRMAKLRPQ, from the coding sequence ATGTCCCAATTCATTGTCACCGACCGCAAGACAGACTACCTGCTGCCCCCGTCAGTTGACGATTGGCTGAGCCAAGATCACTTGGCCCGGTTCATCGTGGAGGTGGTGGACCAACTCGACCTGTCGAACCTGACCCGGCAGTACGCTGGGCGCGGATCGAAGGCGTACCATCCGGCGACCCTGCTGTCGATTATGGTCTATGGCTACAGCACGGGAATCTTCTCGAGCCGCAAGCTGGAGCGGGCGACCTACGACTCGGTGGCGTTTCGCTACATTGCGGCGGGCAGCCATCCGGATCACGACAGCTTGGCGACGTTCCGGAGGCGTTTTCTTGACGAACTGAGCGACCTGTTTGTACAGGTCCTGGAGATGGCCAAGGAAATGAAGCTGCTGAAGCTGGGGACCGTTTGTCTTGATGGGACGAAGATCGAAGCGAACGCTTCGAGGCACAGCGCGCTCTCGCATGGACACCTCGAAAAGCTGGAAGCGCAGCTCAAGGCCGAGGTACAGGAGCTCTTCGCCCTGGCGGAGCAGGCCGACCAGGCGGACGTTCCGGACGGGGTGAGCCTCCCCGAAGAAATCAAGCGTCGCGAAGACCGGCTAGCGGCGATGGCGGCGGCCAAGGGGAAGATTGCTGCTCGGGCCGAGGAGCGCTATCAGCGAGAGAAAGCCGAGTACGACGAGAAGATGGCCCGGCGTAAGGCCAAGGAAGAAGTCACGGGCAAGAAAACCGGCGGCAGGCCGCCGAAGGCGCCCAAGCCGGGAGCGCGGGACAGCGACCAGATCAACCTGACCGACGAAGAATCGCGGATCATGCCGGTGGCCGGTGGCGGCTTCGAACAGGCGTACAACGCGCAGGCTGGGGTTGATGCAGCGACGATGCTGGTCGTGGCGGTCGGCGTAACGCAAGCCCCCAATGACAAGGAGCAGGTCGAGCCGATGCTGGCGACGCTCAAGGCACAAGCCGAGGTTCTGGGGACTGTCGAAACGCTGATCGCCGACAGCGGCTTCTGCAGCGAGAAGAACGTCAACGCGTGCGCGGCGGCCGGCATTGATCCGGTGATCGCGCCGGCTCGCGACGAGCACCACCCGGACTGGCGGGAGCGACACAGCGAACCGGCAGCGCTGCCGGAGAACGCGACCCCCGTACAAGCCCTGTCGCATCGCTTGAAGACCCAAGCGGGGCGCGCCCTCTATGCCTTGCGCAAGCAAACCGTCGAGCCGGTCTTCGGCATCATCAAATCGGTCATGGGTTTTCGCCGGTTCTCGCTGCGGGGCTTGAAAAAGGTCACCGGAGAGTGGACGCTGGTTTGCTTGGCGTGGAACTTGAAGCGTATGGCCAAGTTGCGCCCACAGTAG
- a CDS encoding methyl-accepting chemotaxis protein has product MPHRFRDLAIALKLNLVQGLVLLAIILAATGWTASHLRQQLTQTALDDLKQINRLAVSMFETYDRSLRNDIERSGRLFSGSFDKPFELLQAGAAPQLLHGGTRIDDRLDLTDTFTAKAGTVATILLRQGDDFLRAATSLKKEDGARATGTLLGTDHPARPSLLAGNPYTGKATLFGRDFMTHYVPVRDASGKVIGAFFAGLEFTEGLQALKKSILAIKIGSTGYVAALDAGKQKGVATIHPAKEGANLLAAKDSLGFEFIREMVDKKSGSIRYEWANPGESSAREKVAVFDHFPAWDWVVVSTSYVEEISGGANAAVRNIAWMALVIIAAALLSGFVMTRQWVTQPLQEIALAADRIAAGDLTGRLTGDSADEVGRLKQAIGKMSENLQTTVSSVRKASSTMLEQSLALVTAAEKVSGSAQVQRDAATGMAASVEEMSVSIDQVAEHAHAAQGLSVSSGQAASQGAEVIHQAVGAMNQITGFVRQASTTVSELGRRSQDISAVVQVIREIADQTNLLALNAAIEAARAGEQGCGFAVVADEVRKLAERTATSTHSISEMIGHIQDGAKAAVHQMEDGVAQVEQGGVLADRAGQAIGEIEGRTNEVITTVGSISGAIREQSLASQTIAQGVEQIAQMAEASYSASQGTAQSAQALRDLAAHLDQALGHLRVR; this is encoded by the coding sequence ATGCCACATCGCTTCCGCGATCTTGCCATCGCTCTGAAACTCAATCTGGTGCAGGGTCTGGTCCTGCTGGCGATCATTCTCGCCGCGACAGGGTGGACCGCCTCGCATCTGCGCCAGCAACTGACCCAAACGGCGCTCGACGATCTCAAACAGATCAATCGCCTGGCCGTGTCGATGTTCGAGACCTACGACCGCAGCCTGCGCAACGACATCGAGCGCAGCGGCCGGCTGTTCTCGGGCAGCTTCGACAAGCCGTTTGAACTGCTCCAGGCAGGCGCAGCGCCGCAACTGCTGCATGGCGGAACGCGAATCGACGATCGCCTCGACCTCACCGACACCTTCACGGCAAAGGCCGGAACCGTGGCGACGATTCTGCTTCGCCAGGGGGACGACTTCCTGCGCGCGGCCACTTCATTGAAAAAGGAGGACGGCGCGCGGGCGACGGGAACCCTGCTCGGTACCGACCACCCCGCACGCCCCTCGCTGCTCGCGGGCAATCCCTATACCGGCAAGGCCACGCTATTCGGCAGGGATTTCATGACCCACTATGTCCCGGTACGCGACGCCTCGGGCAAGGTGATCGGCGCCTTTTTCGCCGGACTGGAATTTACCGAAGGGCTGCAGGCTTTGAAGAAGAGCATCCTGGCGATCAAGATCGGCAGCACGGGTTATGTCGCCGCGCTCGACGCCGGCAAGCAGAAGGGTGTCGCGACCATCCACCCGGCCAAGGAAGGGGCCAACCTGCTGGCAGCCAAGGACAGCCTCGGTTTCGAGTTTATTCGCGAGATGGTCGACAAGAAGTCCGGAAGCATCCGCTACGAGTGGGCAAATCCCGGCGAGAGCAGCGCGCGCGAAAAAGTGGCGGTTTTTGATCACTTTCCGGCCTGGGACTGGGTGGTCGTTTCCACCAGCTACGTCGAAGAAATCAGTGGCGGCGCCAACGCCGCCGTCCGTAACATCGCCTGGATGGCGCTGGTGATCATCGCCGCTGCCCTGCTCAGCGGCTTCGTGATGACCCGGCAATGGGTCACGCAGCCGCTGCAGGAAATCGCCCTCGCAGCCGACCGGATTGCTGCTGGCGATCTGACGGGCAGGCTGACGGGCGACAGTGCCGACGAAGTCGGTCGTCTGAAGCAGGCCATCGGCAAGATGTCGGAGAATCTGCAAACGACGGTCAGCAGCGTCCGCAAGGCCTCGTCAACGATGCTCGAACAGTCGCTCGCGCTGGTAACGGCGGCCGAAAAGGTCAGCGGCAGCGCGCAGGTGCAGCGCGATGCGGCGACCGGAATGGCGGCTTCGGTCGAGGAAATGAGCGTCAGCATCGATCAGGTAGCCGAACATGCACACGCGGCACAGGGGCTATCGGTCTCCTCCGGGCAGGCAGCGAGCCAGGGCGCCGAGGTGATTCACCAGGCGGTAGGGGCGATGAACCAGATCACCGGTTTCGTTCGCCAGGCGTCGACGACGGTGAGCGAACTCGGACGCCGCTCGCAGGACATTTCGGCGGTTGTTCAAGTGATCCGCGAGATCGCCGATCAGACCAATCTGCTCGCCCTCAACGCCGCCATCGAGGCGGCGCGTGCGGGGGAACAGGGCTGCGGCTTTGCGGTCGTTGCCGATGAAGTGCGCAAACTCGCCGAAAGGACGGCAACCTCCACGCACTCGATCAGCGAGATGATCGGCCACATTCAGGATGGCGCCAAGGCGGCTGTCCACCAGATGGAAGACGGCGTCGCCCAGGTCGAGCAGGGCGGCGTCCTGGCCGACCGGGCGGGTCAGGCGATCGGTGAAATCGAAGGCCGCACCAACGAGGTCATCACGACGGTCGGCAGCATCTCGGGCGCTATCCGGGAACAGAGCCTCGCCAGCCAGACGATTGCCCAGGGGGTCGAGCAGATCGCCCAGATGGCCGAAGCCAGCTACTCGGCCTCCCAGGGCACGGCGCAGTCGGCGCAGGCCTTGCGTGACCTGGCCGCGCACCTCGACCAGGCGCTCGGCCACTTGCGTGTACGTTGA
- a CDS encoding EAL domain-containing protein, with translation MIATFKARSGWSKRVLVSLLLTAAALLLSDSNLLYRWDLFLYDWNRMAWSRAPAEDIVIVAIDEQSLREIGRWPWSRRIHAQLIRQLSAAEARVIGLNIVFAEPETTDPSADAELASALAANGRIVLPLLNEQHRLGEELRETLPIPLLRTAAAGIGHVDVELDLDGIARSVFLKAGLGTSRWPTLALAMLELSDPAAERALPGERARPTASASPSPDAWHRDYRILIPFVGPPGRFQHYSYHDVLRGDFPPASFRGKFVLVGATASGMADALPTPVSGLSRLMPGVEYNANVLDALQQGLTIQALPAHWTLLLTGVLVFFPMLLHSACPARWTLPVAVLSLLLTLISSFVLLYTRQLWFPPAATLLVQGLGCPLWSWQRLLLLIRSLFEQEVRAQVTLHSIGDAVITTDANGAVQYLNPVAESLLGVEPGALRGQKLGSMFEVADEQERYRAVNLVALCLEEGALVRLPEPSILRNDAGEEYAIRASAAPIHDQQMRVVGVVIAFSNITETRRLTEQMRYQANHDALTHLPNLGLLRDRLKHAITRARRSGQSLALLFVDLDQFKKINEGLGHSAGDALLRAVADRLLLCGRKDDTIVRVGGDEFICMLEDLRQEDRVVDFAHKLLRMLETPFQIGNNECVVTASIGICLFPKDGGDVETLLRNADTAMYRAKESGRNNIQFYAHDMHLRSLERLNMEQGLRHALARQELEIHYQPQMDLRRDRIIGVEALLRWRHPQRGLISPLDFIPLAEETGLIESIGEWVLRTACQQAKAWQQKHRPTLRMAVNLSPRQFLRPGMVSMIAEILQETGLEPRYLDLEITESLLMKDVQGSIMTMHALKAIGVRLSIDDFGTGYSSLNYLKQFPIDQLKIDKSFVHDLVLGKEDASITLAIIAMAHSMSLTVIAEGVESEAQKAFLRANQCDEIQGYHLSRPLPADEIPALLN, from the coding sequence GTGATTGCAACGTTCAAGGCCCGTTCCGGCTGGTCCAAGCGGGTCCTTGTCTCGCTGTTATTGACGGCTGCCGCGCTGCTGCTGAGCGACAGCAACTTACTGTATCGCTGGGACCTGTTCCTCTACGACTGGAATCGGATGGCGTGGTCGCGCGCGCCGGCCGAGGACATCGTGATTGTGGCCATTGACGAGCAAAGCCTGCGGGAAATCGGACGCTGGCCGTGGTCGCGGCGTATCCATGCGCAACTGATCCGCCAGCTCTCCGCGGCCGAGGCGAGGGTCATCGGCCTGAATATCGTCTTCGCCGAACCCGAGACCACCGATCCCAGCGCCGATGCGGAACTGGCCAGCGCGCTCGCGGCCAACGGCCGCATCGTCCTGCCGCTGCTCAATGAGCAACACCGCCTCGGTGAGGAGTTGCGGGAGACCCTGCCGATTCCTCTATTGCGGACAGCGGCCGCCGGCATTGGCCACGTCGATGTCGAACTCGACCTCGACGGCATTGCCCGCAGCGTATTCCTCAAGGCCGGCCTGGGAACGTCCCGCTGGCCAACACTGGCCCTGGCCATGCTCGAACTGAGCGACCCCGCTGCCGAGCGGGCCTTACCCGGCGAGCGAGCGCGCCCCACCGCTTCAGCTTCACCGTCACCCGACGCCTGGCATCGCGATTATCGCATCCTGATTCCGTTTGTCGGCCCGCCGGGACGTTTTCAGCATTATTCCTACCACGACGTCCTGCGCGGGGATTTCCCGCCGGCAAGCTTCCGCGGCAAGTTTGTACTGGTCGGTGCGACGGCCAGCGGCATGGCGGATGCGCTTCCCACACCGGTTTCTGGTTTGTCGCGGCTGATGCCGGGCGTCGAATACAACGCCAACGTTCTCGACGCGCTGCAGCAAGGCTTGACCATCCAGGCTTTGCCTGCTCACTGGACGCTGCTGCTGACCGGGGTACTGGTGTTCTTCCCGATGTTGCTCCATAGCGCTTGCCCGGCGCGCTGGACCTTGCCCGTGGCGGTTCTGTCGCTGCTGCTGACCCTCATCAGCAGCTTCGTTCTGCTCTACACCAGGCAACTCTGGTTCCCGCCGGCGGCGACACTGCTCGTGCAGGGGCTGGGCTGTCCCTTGTGGAGCTGGCAACGCCTGCTCCTGCTCATCCGTTCGCTGTTCGAGCAGGAGGTACGTGCCCAGGTCACGCTGCACTCGATCGGTGATGCCGTGATCACCACCGACGCCAATGGGGCCGTGCAGTACCTGAATCCGGTCGCCGAAAGCCTGCTCGGTGTGGAGCCAGGCGCTTTGCGCGGACAGAAACTGGGCAGCATGTTCGAGGTCGCCGACGAGCAGGAGCGCTACCGCGCGGTCAATCTGGTGGCCCTATGCCTCGAAGAAGGCGCACTGGTCAGGCTGCCCGAGCCCTCCATCCTGCGCAACGACGCCGGAGAGGAATACGCCATCCGGGCTTCGGCGGCCCCGATCCACGACCAGCAGATGCGGGTTGTCGGAGTCGTCATCGCCTTCAGCAACATCACCGAAACCCGCCGTTTGACCGAGCAGATGCGGTATCAGGCCAACCATGACGCGCTGACCCATCTGCCCAACCTCGGCCTGCTGCGCGACCGCCTCAAGCATGCCATCACGCGCGCGCGCCGGAGCGGTCAGAGCCTGGCGCTGCTGTTCGTCGATCTGGATCAGTTCAAGAAGATCAACGAGGGTCTGGGTCACAGCGCCGGTGATGCCCTGCTGCGGGCCGTCGCCGACCGGCTGCTGCTCTGTGGTCGCAAGGACGACACCATCGTCCGCGTCGGCGGTGACGAATTCATCTGCATGCTGGAGGACTTGCGTCAGGAAGACCGGGTCGTGGACTTCGCCCATAAGCTGTTGAGGATGCTCGAAACGCCGTTCCAGATTGGCAACAATGAGTGTGTCGTCACTGCCAGCATCGGCATCTGCCTGTTCCCCAAGGATGGTGGTGATGTCGAAACCTTGCTGAGAAATGCCGACACGGCGATGTATCGCGCCAAGGAGAGCGGCCGCAACAACATCCAGTTCTACGCCCACGACATGCATCTGCGCAGCCTGGAACGGCTGAACATGGAACAGGGTCTGCGCCATGCCCTGGCGCGTCAGGAACTGGAAATCCATTACCAGCCGCAGATGGATCTGCGCCGGGACCGCATCATCGGCGTCGAGGCCCTGTTGCGCTGGCGGCATCCCCAGCGCGGGCTGATCTCGCCGCTCGACTTCATTCCCCTGGCGGAGGAAACCGGGCTGATCGAAAGCATCGGCGAATGGGTGCTCAGAACCGCCTGCCAGCAGGCGAAAGCCTGGCAGCAGAAGCACCGGCCGACGCTGCGCATGGCGGTAAACCTGTCGCCCCGCCAGTTCCTGCGTCCCGGCATGGTGAGCATGATCGCGGAAATCCTGCAGGAAACCGGTCTGGAACCCCGCTATCTTGACCTCGAAATCACCGAGAGCCTGCTGATGAAGGACGTACAGGGCAGCATCATGACCATGCATGCGCTCAAGGCGATCGGCGTCCGCTTGTCGATCGACGATTTCGGCACCGGTTATTCCTCACTCAATTATCTGAAGCAATTCCCCATCGACCAGTTGAAAATCGACAAATCCTTTGTGCACGATCTGGTCCTCGGCAAGGAGGACGCTTCGATCACGCTGGCGATCATCGCCATGGCGCACAGCATGTCGCTGACCGTGATCGCCGAGGGCGTCGAAAGCGAAGCGCAAAAGGCCTTCCTGCGCGCTAATCAATGTGACGAAATCCAGGGCTACCACTTGAGCCGTCCGCTGCCAGCGGATGAGATCCCGGCCTTGCTCAATTGA
- a CDS encoding FecR domain-containing protein, with the protein MHTFPRTATRLGSAKRSMHALLLFLMLLFATAAPAQEWHYTVRPGDNLWDVSTRYLMAVDYWPKLQALNGVTDPEHLPPGTKLRIPVAWLKRLPAKAMVLAVQGQVQALIASTRKWVAVDPGLFLHQGDILGTGPDSNVTLRFADGSRVLLQADSELRLVILNARAQTPLVETRARLEKGRADSEVMPRTTGAGNRYEIWTPAAHSAVRGTRYRISMDPATATSRLEVLEGLVELQGGRKTRSIPQGFGSLAETGKPPLMPVALLPPPALGELPPLVSRVPIRWSFPAVPEAAAYRAQLAPNEQFDLLVFDTVSSTPAIRGPDLPDGNYVLRIRGIDARGLEGNDAEHRFRLHARPEPPLLVRPPHQSGVVEKPLLFEWSEPQGAASYLFQLANDERFLTPLLKQDDHRQSRLTVEQPLEPGPYFWRVAVRDSTGREGPFSDPQAFRLQAAAQMQPPELAADRLTFRWSTAAPGLQYDFQLARDVDFTVLEQESRVSEAQVSLPRPDSGVYYLRVRTIEADGYVGPYGPVQRIDLPARNYWPAALVVLLALVLIF; encoded by the coding sequence ATGCACACCTTCCCCCGCACAGCCACGCGGCTCGGTTCGGCCAAACGATCGATGCACGCACTTCTGCTGTTTCTGATGTTGCTCTTCGCGACCGCCGCACCGGCTCAGGAATGGCACTATACCGTGCGTCCAGGCGACAATCTGTGGGATGTCTCGACTCGTTATCTGATGGCTGTGGACTACTGGCCGAAGCTGCAGGCACTCAACGGAGTGACCGATCCCGAACATCTGCCCCCAGGGACGAAGCTGCGCATTCCGGTCGCCTGGCTCAAGCGCCTGCCGGCCAAGGCCATGGTCCTGGCGGTACAGGGGCAGGTGCAGGCGTTGATCGCATCGACCAGAAAATGGGTGGCCGTCGATCCCGGACTATTCCTGCATCAGGGCGACATCCTGGGTACCGGGCCCGACAGCAATGTCACCCTGAGATTCGCCGATGGCTCGCGGGTGTTGCTGCAGGCGGATAGCGAGCTGCGACTGGTGATCCTGAACGCGCGTGCTCAGACGCCGTTGGTCGAGACCCGCGCCCGCCTTGAAAAGGGTCGCGCCGATAGCGAGGTGATGCCGCGCACGACAGGCGCTGGCAACCGTTACGAAATCTGGACCCCCGCCGCCCATTCGGCCGTGCGCGGTACGCGCTACCGGATCAGCATGGACCCCGCGACAGCGACATCGCGACTGGAAGTGCTCGAAGGACTGGTCGAGTTGCAGGGTGGCCGCAAGACCCGATCAATTCCGCAAGGCTTCGGCTCCCTGGCCGAAACCGGCAAGCCACCGCTCATGCCGGTAGCGCTGCTGCCACCCCCGGCGCTCGGCGAGTTGCCGCCGCTGGTCTCGCGCGTACCGATCCGCTGGAGTTTTCCGGCCGTGCCGGAGGCGGCGGCGTATCGCGCACAGCTCGCACCCAATGAACAATTCGACCTCCTCGTGTTCGACACCGTCTCGTCGACCCCGGCCATACGCGGGCCGGACCTGCCGGACGGGAATTACGTCCTCCGGATTCGCGGCATCGACGCCAGGGGCCTTGAAGGAAACGACGCCGAACACCGTTTCCGTCTGCACGCCCGCCCCGAACCTCCGCTCCTCGTCCGGCCGCCCCACCAGAGCGGCGTGGTCGAAAAACCATTGCTCTTCGAGTGGTCGGAACCGCAGGGCGCCGCCAGCTACCTCTTTCAGTTGGCCAACGACGAACGCTTCCTGACCCCGCTGCTCAAGCAGGACGATCACCGCCAATCGCGCCTGACCGTCGAGCAGCCGCTCGAACCCGGGCCGTACTTCTGGCGGGTCGCTGTCCGCGACTCGACCGGGCGAGAGGGTCCGTTCAGCGACCCGCAAGCGTTCAGGCTGCAGGCCGCAGCGCAGATGCAGCCCCCCGAACTGGCCGCCGACCGCCTGACCTTCCGCTGGAGCACGGCTGCGCCCGGCCTGCAATACGACTTTCAACTGGCCAGGGATGTCGATTTCACGGTTCTCGAACAAGAAAGCAGGGTATCCGAAGCGCAGGTGAGCTTGCCGCGCCCGGATTCCGGCGTCTATTACCTGCGCGTACGCACCATCGAGGCCGACGGTTACGTGGGACCGTATGGTCCGGTGCAGCGGATCGATCTTCCCGCGCGCAACTACTGGCCGGCGGCACTGGTGGTCCTGCTCGCGCTGGTATTGATCTTTTGA
- a CDS encoding EAL domain-containing protein: MRNIPAHGRLLIVDDDLMVRMLASESLRHAGFEVNEADCGEQALEMFEEQDFDLLLLDVMMPGIDGYTVCQRLRQHERGKWLPIVMLTGLNDSDSIEQAYLSGATDFITKPINWLLLTQRVRYGLRASHAIAEVTRSQQSLAHAQRLARMGSWEWSLSNARFACSDELRQLFGSDWKLAGAATVELFLSMVRESDRAAVNAARQALMIDGQPYQISYGFCRPDGALREVFEQAEAVRDGSGRIVKIEGFTQDISERVEAQQRIEHLALHDGLTGLANRQFFAQLAEVELERMRREKSLCAILHLDIDHFKSFNDALGDAVGDQLLCAVAKRLSVSVRGADLLALNPPMRAAEMISRIDGDAFTVLILEVRVPDQAAMIAERLQQAIARPLSVDGHEVVLTASVGIAVFPRDADSVEALSRHAEQALYVAKAAGPSACRFFDEEMNAAASRKLHLENELRQAIAENALRLYFQPKVDAASGRLAGAEALVRWEHPQHGLLGPGQFIPLAEESGLIVALGEWVLATAARHLRQWTDAGLEPLRLSINLASPSFLQENITQKCCDAVRCAGVSPQQLILELTESLLVVDADNTIARLNELRARGFALSLDDFGTGFSSLSYLKRFPLDELKIDRSFVADVTKGGKDAAIALSIIELGRQFGMHVVAEGVETHAQAGFLLAHGCRLQQGYLFSAPLPPDRFEALLRNGDRFNPCLPVPTRHPTS, from the coding sequence ATGAGAAACATTCCTGCACACGGACGCTTGCTGATTGTCGACGACGACCTGATGGTCCGCATGCTCGCCTCCGAGTCGCTGCGCCACGCAGGCTTCGAGGTCAACGAGGCCGACTGCGGTGAGCAGGCCCTGGAGATGTTCGAGGAGCAGGATTTCGACCTGCTGCTGCTCGACGTGATGATGCCCGGGATCGACGGTTACACGGTCTGCCAACGCCTGCGGCAGCACGAGCGCGGCAAGTGGTTGCCGATCGTGATGCTGACCGGCCTCAATGACAGTGATTCGATCGAACAGGCTTACCTTTCCGGTGCCACCGATTTCATCACCAAACCGATCAACTGGTTGTTGCTGACCCAACGGGTACGTTATGGCCTGCGTGCCAGTCATGCCATCGCAGAGGTGACGCGCAGCCAGCAGAGTCTGGCGCATGCCCAGCGTCTGGCGCGCATGGGCAGTTGGGAATGGTCGCTCAGCAATGCGCGCTTCGCGTGCTCGGACGAACTGCGGCAGCTCTTCGGCAGCGATTGGAAACTCGCTGGCGCGGCAACGGTCGAGCTTTTTCTGAGCATGGTGCGGGAGAGCGATCGCGCGGCCGTGAACGCAGCGCGCCAGGCGCTGATGATCGACGGCCAGCCGTACCAGATCTCCTACGGCTTTTGTCGCCCTGACGGCGCGTTGCGCGAAGTTTTCGAACAGGCAGAGGCGGTTCGTGATGGTAGCGGCCGGATCGTCAAAATTGAAGGCTTCACGCAGGACATCAGCGAACGCGTCGAGGCGCAGCAGCGCATCGAGCATCTGGCCTTGCACGATGGCCTGACCGGACTGGCCAACCGGCAGTTCTTCGCCCAACTGGCCGAGGTCGAACTCGAGCGAATGCGCCGCGAGAAGAGCCTATGTGCGATTCTCCATCTCGATATCGACCACTTCAAGAGCTTCAATGATGCTCTTGGCGACGCCGTCGGTGACCAGTTGTTGTGCGCGGTCGCCAAAAGGCTGAGCGTGTCGGTACGTGGGGCCGACCTGCTGGCCCTGAATCCACCGATGCGTGCCGCCGAAATGATCTCGCGCATCGACGGCGATGCCTTCACCGTGCTGATCCTCGAAGTGCGTGTTCCCGACCAGGCGGCGATGATCGCGGAGCGTCTGCAGCAGGCCATTGCCCGACCACTGTCGGTCGACGGCCATGAAGTGGTGCTGACGGCCAGCGTCGGCATCGCGGTCTTTCCACGCGACGCCGATTCGGTCGAAGCCTTGTCGCGCCACGCCGAGCAGGCACTGTACGTCGCCAAGGCGGCCGGCCCATCGGCCTGCCGCTTCTTCGACGAGGAAATGAACGCCGCGGCCAGCCGCAAACTCCATCTGGAAAATGAATTGCGGCAGGCCATTGCCGAAAACGCGTTGCGCCTGTATTTCCAGCCCAAGGTCGACGCCGCCAGCGGCCGGCTCGCTGGCGCCGAGGCGCTGGTGCGCTGGGAACATCCGCAGCACGGGCTGCTCGGGCCGGGCCAGTTCATTCCACTGGCCGAGGAATCGGGGCTGATCGTTGCCCTCGGCGAGTGGGTGCTGGCGACCGCCGCCAGACACCTGCGACAGTGGACCGACGCCGGACTCGAACCGTTGCGCCTGTCGATCAACCTGGCCAGCCCGAGCTTCCTGCAGGAGAACATCACCCAAAAGTGCTGCGACGCCGTGCGATGTGCTGGCGTCTCGCCGCAGCAACTGATTCTCGAACTGACCGAGTCGCTACTGGTGGTCGATGCCGACAATACCATCGCCCGTCTGAACGAATTGCGAGCCAGGGGTTTTGCCTTGTCGCTGGACGACTTCGGCACCGGCTTTTCCTCACTGAGCTATCTGAAGCGCTTTCCGCTCGACGAGCTCAAGATCGATCGTTCTTTCGTGGCCGACGTGACCAAGGGCGGCAAGGACGCCGCAATCGCTCTGTCGATCATCGAACTCGGTCGCCAGTTCGGCATGCATGTGGTTGCCGAAGGCGTCGAGACGCACGCGCAGGCCGGCTTTCTGCTCGCCCATGGCTGTCGGCTCCAGCAGGGCTACCTGTTTTCAGCACCGCTGCCACCCGATCGCTTCGAGGCCCTCCTCCGGAACGGTGACCGTTTCAACCCCTGCTTGCCGGTGCCCACCCGTCACCCGACATCCTGA